A genome region from Pseudomonas sp. N3-W includes the following:
- a CDS encoding DEAD/DEAH box helicase: protein MPPTLSKPLAPSWVSRFKEQSLERGRRYALENRVRFVEVGDATIVAACEGSGGNVYRQTIRLRESAKGTLLMVDASCTCPVHSNCKHCAAVLLQVQETLAYPAAAQDAELLEKLQAVLENRSPKAPPQVLVDNVQPMPRLWLASVEFSAFEPRNGKMQRYIQHRAALSFSYLDEYVAGQKNSDILIRQETQTLRIKRHPEVEQAYREQLRILGFRIATRQSKALPESAGELYEMVNDSAWLTFTLNELPKLRTQGWELQIDEEFGFDLTAVDDWYATVEQVPERDWFDLELGIIVNGERLSLLPILLNLMRSHTEILNPERLARRRDDELILVNIPQRHNSEHGALQVALPFGRLKPVLATLGEFYLQEPGETTLRLSKADATRLNPLEGLPLLWEGGDQIRTFAQRLRDIKDFSAAAPEGLNATLRPYQHEGLSWMQSLRQLEVGGILADDMGLGKTLQTLAHILCEKNAGRLDRPSMVVMPTSLIPNWLDEAAHFAPQLKVLALYGAGRKKHFEHLADYDLILTTYALLPKDVERLAAQPLHVLVLDEAQYIKNPNSKAAQAARELNARQRLCLSGTPLENHLGELWSLFHFLLPGWLGDVKSFNRDYRVPIEKRGSEVRLQHLNGRIKPFLLRRTKEQVATELPPKTEIIHWVELNEAQRDVYETMRLAMDKKVRDEITRKGVARSQIIILEALLKLRQVCCDLRLVNDAALPTRGSTSGKLDSLMEMLEELFDEGRRILLFSQFTSMLSLIEDELKKRGIEYALLTGQTRDRRAPVKDFQSGKRQIFLISLKAGGVGLNLTEADTVIHYDPWWNPATENQATDRAYRIGQEKPVFVYKMIARGTVEEKIQHLQKEKSDLAAGVLDGRKAGDWKLQSDDIEALFAPLPEKLDKR from the coding sequence ATGCCCCCGACCCTGAGCAAACCCCTGGCACCTTCCTGGGTCAGCCGATTCAAGGAACAGAGCCTGGAGCGTGGCCGCCGGTACGCACTGGAAAATCGAGTCAGGTTTGTTGAAGTCGGTGACGCCACGATTGTCGCCGCGTGCGAAGGCTCGGGCGGCAACGTCTACCGTCAGACCATTCGCCTGCGCGAGTCAGCCAAAGGCACCTTGCTGATGGTTGACGCCTCGTGCACTTGCCCGGTCCACAGCAACTGCAAACATTGCGCGGCGGTGCTGCTGCAAGTGCAGGAAACCCTCGCCTACCCCGCGGCCGCACAAGACGCCGAACTGTTGGAAAAACTGCAAGCCGTGCTGGAAAACCGTAGCCCCAAAGCGCCACCCCAAGTCCTGGTGGATAACGTGCAACCGATGCCGCGACTGTGGCTGGCGAGTGTCGAGTTCAGCGCCTTCGAACCGCGCAACGGCAAGATGCAGCGCTACATCCAGCATCGTGCGGCGCTGTCGTTCAGCTATCTGGACGAATACGTTGCCGGGCAGAAAAACTCCGACATCCTGATTCGTCAGGAGACACAGACGCTGCGGATAAAACGCCACCCGGAAGTCGAACAGGCCTACAGGGAACAGCTGCGAATCCTCGGTTTCAGGATCGCCACCCGACAAAGCAAAGCCTTGCCGGAAAGTGCTGGCGAGCTCTATGAGATGGTCAATGACAGCGCCTGGCTGACGTTCACTCTTAATGAATTGCCAAAGCTGCGCACCCAGGGCTGGGAGTTGCAGATCGACGAGGAATTCGGCTTCGACCTGACCGCCGTGGACGACTGGTACGCCACTGTCGAGCAAGTGCCGGAGCGGGACTGGTTCGATCTGGAACTGGGGATCATCGTCAATGGTGAACGGCTGAGCCTGCTGCCGATCCTGTTGAACCTGATGCGCTCCCACACTGAAATCCTCAACCCGGAGCGCCTCGCCCGACGCCGGGACGACGAGCTGATTCTGGTCAACATCCCCCAGCGCCATAACAGCGAACACGGCGCCCTGCAGGTCGCCCTGCCCTTCGGTCGTCTCAAACCGGTGCTGGCAACGCTTGGTGAGTTTTACCTGCAAGAACCCGGCGAAACCACGCTACGCCTGAGCAAGGCCGACGCCACACGCCTGAATCCACTGGAAGGCCTGCCTCTACTCTGGGAGGGCGGCGATCAGATCCGCACCTTTGCCCAGCGCCTGCGCGATATCAAGGACTTCAGCGCCGCCGCGCCCGAAGGCCTTAACGCCACGCTTCGGCCTTATCAACATGAAGGCCTGAGCTGGATGCAGTCGTTGCGGCAACTGGAAGTCGGCGGAATTCTCGCGGATGACATGGGCCTGGGCAAAACCCTACAGACCCTGGCGCATATTCTCTGTGAAAAAAACGCCGGACGCCTCGATCGCCCGAGCATGGTGGTGATGCCCACCAGCCTGATCCCCAACTGGCTCGACGAAGCCGCGCACTTTGCGCCGCAACTCAAGGTACTGGCCCTTTATGGGGCCGGCCGTAAAAAGCATTTCGAGCACCTGGCCGACTACGACCTGATCCTGACCACTTATGCGCTGCTGCCAAAGGACGTCGAACGCCTGGCCGCGCAACCGTTGCACGTGTTGGTACTGGACGAAGCGCAGTACATCAAAAACCCCAACAGCAAGGCCGCTCAGGCCGCCCGCGAGCTGAATGCCCGCCAGCGTCTGTGCCTGAGTGGCACACCGCTGGAAAACCACCTGGGCGAGTTATGGTCGCTGTTTCACTTTCTGCTGCCCGGCTGGCTCGGTGATGTGAAAAGCTTCAACCGTGATTACCGTGTGCCGATTGAAAAACGCGGCAGCGAAGTCAGGCTCCAGCACCTCAACGGCCGAATCAAACCGTTTCTGCTGCGCCGGACCAAGGAACAGGTGGCCACCGAGCTGCCGCCTAAAACCGAGATCATCCATTGGGTTGAACTCAATGAAGCCCAACGCGATGTGTACGAAACCATGCGCCTGGCCATGGACAAGAAAGTCCGTGACGAAATCACCCGCAAAGGCGTGGCCCGCAGTCAAATCATCATCCTTGAGGCCCTACTGAAGCTGCGCCAGGTGTGCTGCGATCTGCGCCTGGTCAACGACGCCGCCCTGCCCACTCGTGGCAGCACCTCCGGCAAGCTCGACAGCCTGATGGAAATGCTTGAAGAACTGTTCGACGAAGGCCGGCGGATCCTGCTGTTTTCGCAGTTCACCTCGATGTTGTCATTGATCGAAGACGAATTGAAAAAACGCGGCATCGAATACGCGCTACTGACCGGACAGACCCGTGATCGACGCGCGCCCGTGAAGGATTTCCAGAGCGGCAAGCGTCAGATTTTCCTGATCAGCCTGAAAGCTGGTGGTGTGGGCTTGAACCTGACTGAAGCGGATACGGTAATTCACTACGACCCGTGGTGGAACCCGGCGACGGAAAACCAGGCGACTGACCGGGCCTATCGTATCGGCCAGGAAAAGCCGGTATTCGTCTACAAGATGATTGCCAGGGGCACGGTGGAAGAGAAAATCCAGCACCTGCAGAAGGAAAAATCCGACTTGGCGGCAGGCGTGCTGGATGGGCGCAAGGCTGGGGACTGGAAATTGCAGAGTGATGATATTGAAGCGTTGTTTGCGCCGTTGCCGGAGAAGCTGGATAAACGCTGA